CAACACCATAAACGCCAGCGCTAAGCGACTGAACCAACGCTCGGAGGCCACAGCCGTGCGCGGAAAAAAGTAGCGCCATTGCATGCCGAGCAGTACCGGCAAGAGTGTGAACAACACCAAAGTTTGCAGGGTATCCACAAAGGGCAACTGCAAATCACGCGCGCCTTCACCCAATAACCACAGCACCAGATTGACCCACAGGGGAATCGACACCACGGTGATCAAGCCCGCTACTGCGGTCAGGCTGATGGACAGTGCCACATTCGCGCGCGCCAGATGGCTGAACAAATTGGAAGTGGTGCCGCCAGGACAGGCGCTCAGCAACACCAAGCCCGCGGCCAGACTGGCTTCTTGCGCCCAACCCAATGCCAGAAGCAATCCACACAAAGGCAGGCCAATGAGTTGCGCAAGCAGAATGGCAATGAAGTTGCGTTTCAGACGCACTACCCGGAAAAAGTCTGCCGGTGTCAGGCTGGCGCCCATGCCAAACATGACCAGCGCCAGTGCCCACGGCAGCCATTGTGCGATGCTGGAGGTCGCCAAGGGTCAGGACAGAAAGCTGTCGTCTTTTTGCAACATCAACTGATAGCTGGGCTGAAAATTTGCCCACTTCACCAGGTCCGTCGCGTTGTAATTGCGGGTTTTCAACGCCACCTCGTGGTTGATCAGGCGCGTAGTACCGGCCGCTTCAGCCAGCAATTGCGATCGACAAGCGCTTTCCATGGCCATAAACAAACCGCAGGCAATGTCGACCGAACTTCCCGTGGTCAGCAGGCCATGGTTCTGCAAAATCGCCGCCGGTTTGTCACCTAAGGCACGGGCGATGGCATCACCCTCCGCCGTTTCATCCACCACGCCATTGAAGTCGTTGTAGAGCGCGTGGTTTTCATAAAACATGCAGGCGTCCTGCGAAATCGGGTCTAACAATTTGCCCAACGCACTGAAGGCGCGGCCGTAAGGCGAATGGGCATGCGCCACCGCATTGATGTCGGCGCGCGCGGCGTGCAGGCGGGAGTGAATGGCAAAAGCGGCGGTATTCACCAACTGATCGCCCTCCACAATCTGACCCTGATGATTGACCAACACCAGATCAGACGCTTTGATCAACGAAAAATGCACCGCCACCGGGTTGACCCAGAAATGATCCGGCCGGCCCGGGTCCCGCACGCTGATATGCCCAGCCACGCCTTCGTCGTAGCCCAGATGGCCGAACACCCGGAAGGCGCCCGCCAGCCGTTGCTTGATGTAGGTGCGTTCCGCCTGCTCGGATTCGAATTCGCTGGGCGGCAGCTCGACTTTGGCCGAGCCGATGGTGGTACGTGCAAGTTCTCTGGCAAAGTCTGACATGGGGCTCCTGACTGATTGGCTGGCGTTATTGACACCTCCATGCTAAAAACATCCAATTAATCAATCCAATGAATAGTTATTGGATTAAACAATTCGTGCTGTGCATAGTTAAAAAGCACAGCTGCAAGGACCACTCAGGCCATGAGCAAACTCGATATCAATCTCCTGGCGGTGCTGGAAGCCATCTACGACGAGGGCTCCATCACCCGCGCCGCCGACCGCTTATGCCTGAGTCAGCCGGCGGTGAGCCACGCACTGAATCGCTTGCGCAGCACCTACAAAGACCCACTGTTCACCCGCCTGGGTCATCGCATGCAACCCAGCCCGCTGACCGAGCGCATCATTCAGCCGGTGAAAGGCGCACTGCGCACCCTGCGCGACAGCGTCAACGCCGGCGAGGTGTTCGACCCCACGCAGCTGCAACGCGAATTCCGGCTGGGTTTGCGCGACGGTATGAATACTGCGGTAATGCCCGCGCTGCTGGCTGAAGTCAACCGGCAAGCACCCGACGTGGCCATTGCCAGCCACCCCTGCCATCCGCAACAGTTGGAGGAATCCCTGGCGCACGGCACACTCGATCTGGCCATCGACCTGCTCAAGCCTGTATCCGAATCCATTCAACACGCCCGCCTGATGTTTGAACCCCTGTGCGTTGCCGGCCGGCCCGGCCATCCCGCGCTTCAACAACCGCTGGATACGGCCACCTACCTCGCGCACAAACAAGTACTCGTATCGCCCCTGCAACAGGGACCGGAATGGGTGGATCACGAACTGGCGCGTCACGGTCTGCGCCGGAGGATTGGAGCGCGCTGCCACTCCTATCTGTGCGCGGCCTATCTGTTGAGAGAGTCGGACTACCTGAGCATTATTCCCCGAGGCATCGCCCTGATTCTGAATGAACACATCCCACTGTCGATGTGCGATGTGCCGTTTGACGTGCCGAC
This region of Simiduia agarivorans SA1 = DSM 21679 genomic DNA includes:
- a CDS encoding LysR family transcriptional regulator codes for the protein MSKLDINLLAVLEAIYDEGSITRAADRLCLSQPAVSHALNRLRSTYKDPLFTRLGHRMQPSPLTERIIQPVKGALRTLRDSVNAGEVFDPTQLQREFRLGLRDGMNTAVMPALLAEVNRQAPDVAIASHPCHPQQLEESLAHGTLDLAIDLLKPVSESIQHARLMFEPLCVAGRPGHPALQQPLDTATYLAHKQVLVSPLQQGPEWVDHELARHGLRRRIGARCHSYLCAAYLLRESDYLSIIPRGIALILNEHIPLSMCDVPFDVPTLELHAYWHERADKDPAHLWFREKLLNALRSVPYISLESDAPKNMLRAAQSA
- a CDS encoding bile acid:sodium symporter family protein, yielding MATSSIAQWLPWALALVMFGMGASLTPADFFRVVRLKRNFIAILLAQLIGLPLCGLLLALGWAQEASLAAGLVLLSACPGGTTSNLFSHLARANVALSISLTAVAGLITVVSIPLWVNLVLWLLGEGARDLQLPFVDTLQTLVLFTLLPVLLGMQWRYFFPRTAVASERWFSRLALAFMVLMTLGLMLSQGRWLWSHLPDIGLPVVMLNSLALLLGWLTARLLHMQNADAATAMIEVGIQNSAMAIVIASSLMQSDQAALPAAFYSLTMYLFGFGVVAWCRKAQRFELTNVKE
- a CDS encoding class II aldolase/adducin family protein gives rise to the protein MSDFARELARTTIGSAKVELPPSEFESEQAERTYIKQRLAGAFRVFGHLGYDEGVAGHISVRDPGRPDHFWVNPVAVHFSLIKASDLVLVNHQGQIVEGDQLVNTAAFAIHSRLHAARADINAVAHAHSPYGRAFSALGKLLDPISQDACMFYENHALYNDFNGVVDETAEGDAIARALGDKPAAILQNHGLLTTGSSVDIACGLFMAMESACRSQLLAEAAGTTRLINHEVALKTRNYNATDLVKWANFQPSYQLMLQKDDSFLS